From Methanobrevibacter ruminantium:
TCCATGGAAGATCTGTAATCAGGAGAAGTCTCAAATTCAAGCAATATGGAATCATAAACTATTTTAGCTTGCTTTTCTGTATCAAAATCAATGACAATGTCACTATTGATTGACTTTAATATATCACTTTCACTAATAAAAATCTCTCCTGAAAATCTATTCTAATTTTCAACTATCTTTTTAACGTTTATTTGGAAATCTATTTGTTCCCCTTTCTTATTTACAAAATAGAGTATTGCAAAGTTCTTCTCATCATCATAGTCAGCATAGGATATCCTAATGTAATTTGAGTCCTGAGGTTCAGTTGTGACTTCAATACCCAACACTTCAGCCAAAACATCCAACTCTCTTACGGTTGATCTGATTTTCAAATCCTTAGGGCTGATGTGGAGACGTTCATTTGTAGTGTTTACAGAAACAAGCAAAGCCAATTTTTCATTTGCCTCAAGGTCATAAAAAGTTAGCTTGCTTGGATTTCCCTTGATCTGATACACTAAAACAAGACTGTCATGACCTAATTGCTTAGCTTTAATGAGCAAATCCCTTAAGCTGCTTTTTCCCCTATTGGTATAGTCAAATCCAAAAGCGTGGGAAAAGTTCTTGCAGAATGTTCTTGTTTTCTGAGATGGTTTTCTTGATGTAGAAATAAGCATGATAATCCTCTTTTTTATAACTTAGATAAGAATTAGAAATAGTAATGCATAAAATTAGTAAAAATTATAAAAAGGCTAATTTTAATTTTGATAAGCAATTAAAATTAGCAAATAGCTAAAATAACTAAATAGCTAATAAAAATAGAAAATGAAAGCAGAATCCACTGCCATAAGCTAAATAGTTATTAAAGATAATTAAAGAATAATTATAAATAAAAATTATTTAATAACTATCTTGCTTTTACAAGTTTTCTGACATCTGGAACTTTTTTAAATAAAATCCTATATCTGCATTTAGGACATTTATTTTCCATGTAACCTTTGTGGTCAACTTCAGTTCCACATTCAGGACATCTGTACAATTAGTTTCCTCCAACTACTCTTTTAATGTTACGTGTAGCAGCTTTTGCCATTGGAGTTTCAGGTACGTATGCTCCACCGGTAAAGACAGTACCACATTTTTTACATTCCCAAAT
This genomic window contains:
- a CDS encoding KEOPS complex subunit Pcc1 encodes the protein MFISESDILKSINSDIVIDFDTEKQAKIVYDSILLEFETSPDYRSSMDLKLDKNSIIITIDAEDATSFRASINSAVKWIKLSVEINELTES
- a CDS encoding Brix domain-containing protein — encoded protein: MLISTSRKPSQKTRTFCKNFSHAFGFDYTNRGKSSLRDLLIKAKQLGHDSLVLVYQIKGNPSKLTFYDLEANEKLALLVSVNTTNERLHISPKDLKIRSTVRELDVLAEVLGIEVTTEPQDSNYIRISYADYDDEKNFAILYFVNKKGEQIDFQINVKKIVEN
- a CDS encoding DNA-directed RNA polymerase subunit P: MYRCPECGTEVDHKGYMENKCPKCRYRILFKKVPDVRKLVKAR